The following proteins are encoded in a genomic region of Leifsonia psychrotolerans:
- a CDS encoding NAD(P) transhydrogenase subunit alpha, with translation MDPVTLLTIVVLSVFVGFEVVSKVTSILHTPLMSGANAIHGIILIGAIIVAGQAEDPWLLAVALVAVVLATANMVGGFVVTDRMLHMFRGRGRTDAASGPKGETK, from the coding sequence ATGGACCCGGTGACCCTGCTCACCATCGTCGTGCTGTCGGTCTTTGTCGGCTTCGAGGTCGTCTCGAAGGTGACGAGCATTCTGCACACGCCCCTGATGTCGGGTGCGAACGCCATTCACGGCATCATTCTGATCGGCGCGATCATCGTGGCCGGGCAGGCCGAAGACCCGTGGTTGTTGGCCGTCGCCCTGGTGGCCGTCGTGCTCGCCACCGCCAATATGGTGGGCGGTTTCGTCGTCACCGACCGGATGCTGCACATGTTCCGGGGGCGCGGGCGTACCGACGCGGCATCCGGCCCGAAGGGGGAAACAAAGTGA